One segment of Drosophila mauritiana strain mau12 chromosome 3R, ASM438214v1, whole genome shotgun sequence DNA contains the following:
- the LOC117143050 gene encoding uncharacterized protein LOC117143050 — protein MFELEDYSSGIHEGFFSKYADAAGPSLDFYVSDSMQEMLNVDIRAEIANVVGSSSSDLTSSLDQTLEAISAINNNQSNGNSSHSASYNANANFLTSSGLHASPTAKWMGSSASLWSNSDYYADLGACVNPISVMPLINSTSAGMFSPKRNKTASSTQGRSGAVPSSPSAERDQHKSHLTFSPAQMKVSAGSMRRDQVMAHIPKQISVVTGTGTTAPATMATNSVLQRRNSSAVDAVRKDLVTELRKAQSSPVPNSLEELGKGKGSTLLNASVGATNTIKLAPGIGGLTFANSAAYQKLKQTSSVKSPGGMSPGAGSNMGLKREDSNKRGLQASTTPKSIASAANSPHHQMQSNYSLGSPSSLSSSSASSPLGNVSNLVNIANNNASGAGSGLVKPLQQKVKLPPVGSPFPKPAYSYSCLIALALKNSRAGSLPVSEIYSFLCQHFPYFENAPSGWKNSVRHNLSLNKCFEKIERPATNGNQRKGCRWAMNPDRINKMDEEVQKWSRKDPAAIRGAMVYPQHLESLERGEMKHGSADSDVELDSQSEIEESSDLEEHEFEDTMVDAMLVEEDDEDEEEDGDDDEQIIGDFDAEDERHANGNQSNNLPINHALLGQKSNDFDIEVGDLYDEIDIEDDKESVRRIIANDQAQHIIELNPADLNATDGYHQQPASKRARVDINYAIGPAGELEQQYGQKVKVQQVIQPQQHPPTYNRRKMPLVNRVI, from the exons ATGTTCGAACTAGAGGATTATTCGAGCGGCATACACGAGGGATTCTTCAGCAAATATGCG GATGCGGCTGGACCCTCGCTGGACTTTTATGTATCCGACTCGATGCAGGAGATGCTGAACGTGGACATCCGCGCAGAGATCGCCAATGTGGTGGGCAGTTCCAGCAGCGACTTGACCTCTTCCCTGGACCAAACACTGGAAGCTATATCCGCGATAAACAACAACCAGAGCAATGGAAACAGCAGCCATTCAGCTTCCTacaatgcgaatgcgaatttCCTGACCAGCAGTGGACTCCACGCCTCGCCCACAGCGAAATGGATGGGGTCGTCAGCCAGTTTGTGGTCCAACAGCGATTACTATGCGGATCTGGGGGCCTGTGTGAACCCCATTTCCGTAATGCCACTGATAAACTCGACTTCCGCAGGAATGTTCTCGCCAAAGAGAAACAAGACAGCCTCAAGTACACAGGGAAGATCGGGAGCGGTGCCCTCGTCGCCCAGCGCCGAAAGGGATCAGCACAAGTCGCACCTGACATTTTCGCCGGCTCAGATGAAGGTCAGTGCAGGCTCCATGCGGCGGGACCAGGTTATGGCACACATTCCCAAGCAAATATCCGTGGTCACGGGCACCGGAACCACAGCGCCCGCCACAATGGCCACAAATTCGGTGCTTCAACGGCGTAATTCCTCGGCCGTGGATGCTGTACGTAAGGATTTGGTCACAGAGCTGCGTAAAGCACAGTCCAGTCCAGTGCCCAATTCCTTGGAGGAGCTGGGCAAGGGAAAAGGATCAACACTGCTAAATGCTAGTGTTGGGGCGACCAACACCATTAAACTGGCGCCCGGCATCGGTGGGTTAACCTTTGCCAACAGTGCAGCTTACCAGAAACTGAAGCAAACGTCCTCGGTTAAGTCACCTGGCGGTATGTCGCCAGGAGCAGGATCCAATATGGGTCTCAAGCGTGAGGACTCAAACAAGCGAGGACTGCAGGCCAGCACCACACCAAAGAGCATTGCTTCGGCGGCAAACTCTCCGCATCATCAAATGCAGAGCAACTACAGCCTGGGATCACCATCATCACTGTCCTCCTCATCTGCATCGTCTCCCCTAGGGAATGTTAGCAACCTGGTCAACATAGCGAATAACAATGCGAGCGGAGCTGGATCCGGCCTGGTAAAGCCTCTGCAGCAGAAGGTTAAGCTGCCACCCGTGGGCAGTCCATTTCCCAAGCCAGCCTACTCGTACTCCTGCCTCATCGCTTTGGCCCTCAAGAATTCGCGAGCAGGATCCCTTCCGGTCTCGGAAATATATAGTTTCCTCTGCCAGCATTTTCCGTACTTCGAGAATGCCCCCAGCGGCTGGAAGAACAGTGTGCGTCACAACCTGTCTTTAAACAAATGCTTTGAGAAGATCGAAAGACCAGCGACGAATGGCAACCAGAGAAAGGGCTGCCGTTGGGCCATGAATCCCGATCGTATCAACAAGATGGACGAGGAGGTGCAAAAGTGGTCACGCAAGGATCCGGCTGCCATACGTGGAGCCATGGTATATCCTCAGCATCTGGAGTCCCTGGAAAGGGGAGAGATGAAGCACGGATCGGCCGATTCGGATGTAGAGCTGGACTCGCAATCGGAAATTGAGGAGTCTTCGGATCTGGAGGAACACGAATTCGAGGACACTATGGTGGATGCTATGCTGGTAGAAGAGGACGATGaagacgaggaggaggacgggGATGATGATGAGCAAATTATCGGCGATTTTGATGCCGAAGATGAGCGTCATGCCAACGGAAACCAGTCGAACAACCTACCCATCAACCATGCACTACTTGGTCAAAAAAGTAACGACTTCGATATAGAG GTCGGCGATCTATACGACGAAATCGACATAGAGGATGATAAGGAGTCGGTGCGTCGAATCATCGCGAATGACCAGGCGCAGCACATCATTGAGTTGAACCCTGCCGATCTGAATGCCACCGATGGCTACCACCAGCAGCCGGCATCGAAACGGGCTCGCGTCGACATTAACTATGCGATTGGACCGGCTGGCGAGTTGGAGCAGCAATACGGCCAGAAAGTGAAGGTGCAGCAAGTCATacagccgcagcagcatccGCCCACCTACAACAGGCGCAAGATGCCGCTGGTCAACCGCGTCATCTAG
- the LOC117144199 gene encoding protein slender lobes, producing MVVTRSSARMKQNQLVTLSDQNIVAESSRTKEPPKKNIKKLPAGRQCVKVTANLLEEQASNENEKTGTKKKDGKQLDSKLSSTVQSPEAERSIESSRSKETPAPKKNVKKTPAALQCVDAAANLLAEQSSNEMNEERPSAPKKNVKKLQAARQCVKVAANLVEAQESNENEKTGTKKKVEKLPSSKMSSTNPEAATKDNANPNMKPSLKKSTKKQKSQKAGKDRK from the exons ATGGTGGTTACTCGCAGTTCAGCCAGGATGAAGCAGAACCAACTGGTGACTTTATCTGACCAGAACATCGTAGCAGAATCTTCGAGGACCAAAGAACCTCCCAAAAAGAATATAAAGAAACTTCCGGCTGGACGTCAGTGTGTCAAGGTGACTGCAAATCTTCTGGAGGAACAAGCATCTAATGAAAATGAA aaaacAGGCACAAAAAAGAAGGATGGAAAGCAACTGGACTCCAAATTGAGTTCCACAGTCCAAAGTCCAGAAGCAGAGAGGTCCATAGAATCTTCCAGGTCCAAAGAAACTCCTGCGCCCAAgaagaatgtgaaaaaaacGCCGGCTGCACTTCAGTGCGTCGACGCGGCTGCAAATCTCCTGGCGGAACAATCATCTAATGAAATGAATGAGGAAAGACCCTCTGCGCCCAAGAAGAATGTGAAGAAACTGCAGGCTGCACGTCAGTGTGTCAAGGTGGCTGCAAATCTTGTAGAGGCACAAGAATCTAATGAAAATGAA AAAACAGGCACAAAAAAGAAGGTCGAAAAACTACCGTCATCCAAAATGAGTTCCACAAATCCAGAAGCAGCGACCAAAGATAAT GCAAATCCAAATATGAAACCAAGCCTAAAGAAGTCGACAAAGAAGCAAAAGTCTCAAAAAGCTGGAAAAGATCGAAAATGA
- the LOC117142932 gene encoding slender lobes-like protein yields MAYHSALRIICNMRRKLSSSQSSVASKFKESMKRKRISLSFSGPSGEFERKGLRQMRKRIKLDKSFERTPKKKVQSKKHLPLKGPARKKVTSGNRVSIGLRQMRKRVKLEDTDEKSYKRSPKMKVKSMKPSALKGPAPIILRKKFGVRVASVWTSAGYVLVIKETSAVKIIHSSSSRWLEEQ; encoded by the exons ATGGCTTACCATTCTGCATTGCGAATAATTT GCAACATGAGGCGTAAGCTGTCTTCGTCGCAATCCTCTGTGGCCAGCAAATTTAAAGAATCTATGAAGCGCAAACGCATTTCGCTCAGTTTCTCGGGTCCCTCGGGAGAATTTGAGAGAAAAGGTTTGCGACAGATGAGGAAACGCATTAAGTTGGATAAATCATTCGAAAGAACTCCCAAAAAGAAGGTCCAGAGCAAGAAGCATTTACCTCTGAAGGGACCGGCTCGGAAGAAGGTTACATCTGGAAATCGTGTGTCAATTGGCTTGCGACAGATGAGGAAGCGCGTGAAGTTGGAGGACACCGACGAGAAGTCTTACAAACGATCTCCCAAAATGAAGGTCAAGTCAATGAAGCCCTCGGCTCTGAAGGGACCGGCTCCAATCATATTGCGTAAAAAGTTTGGAGTCCGCGTAGCTAGTGTTTGGACTAGTGCTGGCTACGTGTTGGTGATCAAGGAAACTTCTGCAGTAAAAATAATCCATAGCAGTTCCAGCCGTTGGCTTGAGGAGCAGTAA
- the LOC117142931 gene encoding protein slender lobes: MDDNTENADGKRVTRARTRRLSLLDTDSRPSTPQLDTAAELAAASPRATRRTRLNSSTLDVRTPTRTRRASLARGETPEPTTPSSVKRPTRTPAKNTRSVRQQLTLTEEPEENEVTQEKPSPSTSLVPKDDKGKAQRKPSVSPSPKRTVTPNQQSDEKRVTRSMSQTPPMATRSSSNTPRDLNDSPKVEQKASDVEPAKAKPHIKTTPKVAVKLEKLSMEKFSGMMGKAQQLIVPDELKDKGAVEEQNKSIAAAHSQTPETQESAQPAKDAGKQPFLKAFTTLSKLQSSSKALHTDESADTTTKKTPIATSKKIEENMDDVFETSRVESPKVQRKIETPQKVHPVATSEIKENSEPVGVDNEIKTKTETPQKVEPPKIESKVETHKLIDSPQMEKKRATAQNVSTIDLMDTSPEKDESMEDQEFLDAEDSIVQFEPQNDEPVEKPNELEFVDLDDDEPVLPSEAPKNKENVEDGKEVHPDDSLDDEKQNEIDVTEGKHLPDITSGIRARAVRSPAVEQKKSVDFNNFNTDDIEVEKKRFPKTPGREKVSVCRILTPKPETPLKLALQKGRYSSTPIFKDQERGLSNSTKELHPAPPQIDAIKPFDELESKNAEDEMMEQSRMSKQKSENKILAGLECFEEDVEDQEGEGENEEEHEEDKPISEFVALEAEDAGEDYKSGDSMDSSIRREMEENKIPIDGESVGSKDTEESTPEESDGDDSFIVSDNEDEEDLGQLCYSSGEDEIEDAEESEQAESSSVKRRRIAIASSSDEEHVKVQGNDSSKDKTDKPKNQSNCSSNASKLSEAAQLLNASEEKSSISETELERSRQVALNELNKSERFNKTETQLDISVMEVDSSDNDEEEKTDKVEAKSNRSLYEIVDSDDGEKQEQDETDADKPAESENHSEIKKSTSFMAQMSAAKGNKSVNDIMDYYETEDPKEADKNEESDKDKQAENEKSDEGKPSESKSPPTIKKSTISTADEEALLAELASSDLSHLQKMFNPLQKSRRQSLYVPSPELATKKSKLRRRSELVEVGSDFCPSQSFVDMVAEKKRQKNKRKRLSKSLSGAPEDLEEMEIQHERKRLKSSHGASTDSLEEDNEIETMTVAEEHQSDGEVSKSEVPNEETADTSPEKPAASESPEEKETVAVEELPMEKPKTCDSPPSEERPTEIVTSKPKGMAPVKVKKTAEYYLAYCHNLLEAANEAKLKEKKEYLASGAKQKKPKRLAAQAPSKPLVTMGSESETITTKSSKQPPALKKDVKRLQAARQAVSHAVNLLAPPKASDAEPRTLSRKLSPQPPLVDKKSAKQKKGKKQKPQEASPLKSSDEENHGHRIRTNAGYVTVVDEPPNKVPKIELIKTSSGMVRVEPCTPKQKYFRELPPTPKMHGFREEPGPSGMSRKRAKHPAPKVEHNSAKQAALRFKEQIFARRS, translated from the exons ATGGATGATAATACGGAGAACGCAGATGGAAAGCGTG TGACCCGTGCTCGAACTCGTCGCTTGTCCCTTCTGGATACGGACAGCCGTCCGAGCACTCCGCAGTTGGATACGGCGGCAGAACTCG CTGCCGCTTCGCCACGTGCCACACGCCGCACACGTCTGAACTCGTCCACTTTAGATGTGAGGACTCCAACACGGACCAGGCGCGCGTCCTTGGCACGCGGTGAGACTCCCGAGCCGACGACGCCCTCTTCCGTGAAAAGGCCAACTCGCACGCCAGCTAAAAACACCAGATCTGTGCGCCAACAGCTTACACTAACAGAGGAACCGGAGGAAAATGAGGTCACGCAGGAAAAGCCCAGCCCCAGTACAAGTCTTGTGCCCAAGGACGACAAGGGTAAGGCACAGCGGAAGCCCAGTGTCAGTCCGAGTCCAAAGCGAACAGTCACACCCAATCAGCAGAGTGATGAGAAACGAGTGACGCGTTCTATGTCTCAGACTCCACCAATGGCAACTCGTTCGTCCAGTAATACGCCTCGTGATCTTAACGATTCACCCAAAGTTGAGCAAAAAGCATCAGATGTCGAGCCAGCGAAGGCTAAACCCCATATTAAAACCACTCCCAAGGTGGCCGTAAAGCTAGAGAAACTTTCAATGGAAAAATTCTCTGGCATGATGGGAAAGGCACAGCAATTGATTGTACCGGATGAACTCAAGGATAAGGGAGCTGTTGAGGAGCAAAATAAATCTATCGCTGCAGCCCATTCACAGACACCAGAAACACAAGAATCAGCTCAACCTGCCAAGGATGCTGGCAAACAACCATTCCTGAAGGCATTTACCACACTTTCGAAACTTCAAAGTTCAAGTAAAGCTCTTCACACTGATGAGAGCGCAGATACAACTACAAAAAAAACTCCAATCGCGACATCCAAGAAAATTGAAGAAAACATGGATGATGTGTTCGAAACATCACGCGTCGAGTCTCCTAAAGTTCAAAGAAAAATCGAGACTCCGCAGAAAGTTCATCCTGTTGCCACTTCTGAAATTAAAGAAAACAGCGAGCCCGTTGGGGTAGAcaatgaaattaaaacgaaaACTGAAACTCCCCAGAAGGTTGAACCTCCTAAAATTGAAAGCAAAGTAGAAACTCATAAGCTAATTGATTCTCCTCAAATGGAAAAGAAAAGAGCTACTGCACAAAACGTTTCTACTATTGACTTAATGGACACAAGCCCAGAAAAAGATGAGTCCATGGAGGACCAAGAGTTTTTAGATGCAGAAGATTCGATTGTTCAGTTCGAGCCACAAAACGATGAGCCAGTAGAGAAACCAAATGAACTGGAGTTTGTAGACCTCGACGACGATGAGCCGGTACTTCCGTCGGAAGctccaaaaaataaagaaaatgtcGAAGACGGTAAGGAAGTACACCCAGATGATTCATTGGATGATGAGAAGCAAAACGAAATCGATGTTACCGAGGGTAAACATCTGCCGGACATAACTTCCGGCATAAGAGCTCGTGCTGTGCGTTCCCCTGCTGTGGAGCAAAAAAAATCGGTTGACTTCAACAACTTTAACACTGATGACATAGAGGTAGAAAAGAAACGGTTTCCCAAGACTCCAGGACGTGAGAAGGTGTCAGTTTGTCGCATTCTGACTCCCAAGCCGGAGACGCCCTTAAAACTGGCTCTCCAAAAGGGTCGATATAGTTCCACACCAATATTCAAAGATCAGGAGCGTGGTCTGTCCAACAGCACGAAGGAATTGCATCCAGCACCTCCTCAAATTGATGCTATCAAGCCATTCGATGAGCTGGAATCAAAGAATGCTGAGGATGAGATGATGGAACAATCACGCATGTCAAAGCAAAAGTCTGAGAATAAAATCCTGGCTGGGCTAGAATGCTTTGAGGAAGATGTTGAAGACCAAGAGGGTGAAGGAGAAAACGAGGAGGAGCACGAAGAAGACAAACCCATTTCCGAATTTGTGGCCCTAGAAGCTGAAGATGCTGGGGAAGATTACAAGTCTGGAGATTCAATGGACAGTTCGATTCGCCGGGAAATGGAGGAgaataaaattccaatcgaTGGGGAGTCCGTTGGCAGTAAGGATACTGAGGAGTCTACCCCAGAAGAATCTGATGGCGACGATTCGTTTATTGTATCGGACAACGAAGATGAGGAGGATTTAGGACAGCTTTGCTACTCCTCCGGCGAGGATGAAATTGAAGATGCTGAAGAATCTGAACAAGCTGAGAGTTCTAGCGTGAAACGTCGCCGCATTGCTATAGCGAGCTCCAGTGATGAAGAACATGTTAAAGTTCAGGGCAATGATTCCAGTAAGGACAAAACAGACAAGCCTAAAAACCAAAGCAACTGCTCATCCAATGCCAGTAAATTAAGCGAAGCAGCCCAACTGTTGAACGCCAGTGAGGAAAAATCTTCCATCTCGGAAACCGAGCTGGAAAGATCTCGCCAAGTCGCTCTCAACGAACTGAACAAATCGGAGCGGTTCAACAAGACAGAAACGCAACTCGATATCAGTGTCATGGAGGTGGACTCATCAGATAACGACGAGGAGGAGAAGACGGACAAGGTTGAAGCCAAGAGCAACAGAAGCCTGTACGAAATAGTAGATTCCGATGACGGGGAAAAGCAAGAGCAAGACGAAACTGATGCAGATAAACCAGCTGAAAGCGAAAACCATTCCGAAATTAAAAAATCTACATCTTTCATGGCCCAAATGTCTGCAGCCAAGGGCAACAAAAGCGTAAACGATATAATGGATTATTATGAAACTGAGGACCCTAAGGAGGCCGATAAAAACGAGGAGTCTGATAAAGACAAACAAGCCGAAAATGAGAAGTCTGATGAAGGTAAACCATCTGAAAGCAAAAGCCCTCCAACAATCAAAAAATCCACAATTTCCACTGCGGATGAAGAAGCTCTCCTCGCCGAATTGGCCTCTAGTGATTTGAGCcatttgcaaaaaatgtttAACCCTCTACAGAAATCCCGCCGCCAGTCATTATATGTCCCCAGTCCCGAGCTGGCAACCAAGAAGTCCAAGCTGAGACGCCGTAGTGAACTGGTTGAAGTTGGCAGTGACTTCTGCCCCTCTCAGTCCTTTGTTGACATGGTGGCCGAGAAAAAGCGGCAGAAAAACAAGCGCAAGCGCCTGTCGAAAAGCCTATCAGGCGCACCAGAGGATCTTGAGGAAATGGAGATCCAGCACGAGCGCAAGCGCCTTAAGAGCTCACATGGTGCTTCCACGGATTCCTTGGAGGAGGACAACGAAATCGAGACAATGACTGTCGCCGAGGAACATCAGAGCGACGGGGAAGTCTCGAAAAGTGAAGTTCCTAATGAAGAAACGGCGGATACTTCCCCTGAGAAACCAGCAGCTTCGGAATCACCTGAAGAAAAAGAAACTGTCGCCGTAGAGGAGCTTCCTATGGAGAAGCCGAAAACTTGCGATTCACCGCCATCCGAGGAAAGGCCTACAGAAATTGTGACTTCAAAACCGAAAGGAATGGCGCCGGTCAAGGTGAAGAAGACTGCCGAATATTACTTGGCATACTGTCACAACCTCCTGGAAGCTGCCAACGAGGCTAAGTTAAAGGAAAAGAAAGAG TATCTTGCCAGCGGAGCGAAGCAAAAGAAGCCAAAGCGACTGGCTGCGCAAGCGCCATCCAAGCCATTGGTCACCATGGGCTCAGAATCGGAAACCATTACAACGAAATCATCCAAGCAGCCACCGGCGCTGAAGAAGGATGTAAAGCGCCTACAGGCAGCGCGTCAGGCTGTGAGTCATGCTGTTAATCTTCTGGCGCCGCCAAAAGCCAGCGACGCAGAG CCACGCACGCTCTCGCGTAAATTGTCGCCACAGCCGCCATTGGTGGACAAGAAATCAGCCAAACAGAAGAAgggaaaaaagcaaaagcccCAGGAGGCGTCACCGCTGAAGAGCTCCGATGAGGAGAACCACGGCCATCGTATTCGAACAAATGCTGGCTACGTGACGGTGGTCGATGAGCCCCCCAATAAAGTTCCAAAAATCGAGCTGATTAAGACCAGTTCGGGCATGGTTCGAGTTGAGCCATGCACACCCAAACAGAAGTATTTCCGCGAGCTGCCGCCCACACCGAAAATGCATGGGTTCCGCGAGGAGCCAGGACCTTCCGGGATGTCAAGGAAGCGGGCCAAGCACCCAGCACCAAAGGTCGAACACAATTCCGCCAAACAGGCGGCGCTGCGCTTCAAGGAGCAGATATTTGCTCGCAGATCTTAG
- the LOC117144817 gene encoding leukocyte receptor cluster member 1 homolog — protein MNILPKKRWHVRTKENIARVRRDQAAAAAEEKVRQEKLEFAESEARINFLRRQSGLPEKVSKESREEPECSTETTKGVDLFADYKARVKTTNKDLEKEQKEEQEKYEKQIGYLTYLGQDTNEALKVRSWYELAPKRPEVGDATPIETHLKQKLAHDPLTLINALLPPEKKDPKKATKRIRERTPTPSQEPSIPHKDKKSKKDKKNSKHKKHKSKNGSKETLLAEERIKREKLETLRRERMRRETAERQRSEALFAPKELPVAASAASTPAATPKVVQKYNSQFNPELAKQNML, from the exons atgaatattctACCAAAAAAACG CTGGCATGTGCGTACCAAGGAGAACATTGCCCGCGTGCGCCGGGATCAAGCGGCTGCCGCAGCGGAAGAAAAAGTCCGCCAGGAGAAATTGGAATTTGCT GAAAGCGAGGCGCGAATCAACTTCCTGCGCCGCCAATCAGGCTTGCCGGAGAAGGTCTCCAAGGAATCTCGAGAGGAGCCAGAATGCAGTACTGAAACAACCAAAGGGGTGGATCTCTTTGCGGACTACAAGGCGAGAGTGAAGACGACTAACAAAGACTTGGAaaaggagcaaaaggaggagcaggagaagTATGAGAAGCAGATCGGCTACCTCACATACTTGGGCCAGGACACCAATGAAGCTTTGAAAGTGCGCAGCTGGTACGAGTTAGCCCCCAAAAGACCAGAAGTGGGGGATGCTACTCCTATTGAAACTCATCTCAAGCAAAAGCTAGCCCACGATCCTCTGACCCTAATCAATGCTTTGTTGCCTCCAGAGAAAAAGGATCCCAAAAAGGCCACAAAAAGAATTCGCGAAAGGACACCTACGCCTTCTCAAGAACCTTCAATACCCCACAAGGACAAGAAATCCAAGAAGGATAAGAAAAATAGTAAGCACAAGAAGCACAAGAGCAAAAATGGTTCAAAGGAGACCCTTTTGGCCGAGGAACGCATAAAACGAGAAAAGCTCGAGACGCTAAGAAGGGAGCGCATGCGACGGGAAACAGCTGAGCGCCAGCGTTCCGAGGCTCTGTTCGCACCCAAGGAGCTGCCGGTGGCTGCCAGTGCAGCATCCACTCCGGCTGCGACGCCTAAAGTTGTCCAGAAGTACAACAGCCAGTTCAATCCGGAGTTAGCAAAGCAAAATATGCTTTAG